The following coding sequences are from one Ursus arctos isolate Adak ecotype North America unplaced genomic scaffold, UrsArc2.0 scaffold_23, whole genome shotgun sequence window:
- the LOC130544631 gene encoding mammaglobin-A-like yields MKLLRVLVLIALPLYCSAGSGCSLLEEVVNKTIDSQVSTDEYQNFLKPFSAGPETDKAIAELKQCFLSQSSETLNNVGALMVTMVSSTEISNHWTRTSRL; encoded by the exons ATGAAGCTGCTGAGAGTCCTTGTGCTGATTGCCCTCCCTCTTTACTGCTCTGCAG GTTCTGGATGCTCATTGCTAGAAGAGGTGGTTAACAAAACAATCGATTCTCAAGTGAGCACAGATGAATACCAAAACTTCCTTAAACCCTTCTCAGCTGGTCCTGAAACTGACAAGGCCATAGCAGAACTGAAGCAATGTTTTCTCAGCCAGTCAAGCGAAACTCTGAACAATGTTGGAGCATTGATGGTAACTATGGTTTCCTCTACTGAGATTTCAAACCACTGGACAAGAACAAGCAGGCTCTAA